The following nucleotide sequence is from Pedobacter sp. PACM 27299.
TTCACTACATCGGATACTTTATCCTGATGTAATATGGTAAATAAAGGATGGTAAGCACGGTAAGTATCCCACAATGAAAAAGTGGTATAGTTGGTGAATCCAGGTTTATGGTACACCTTTTTATCGGTTCCTCTATAATCGCCATTCACATCATCGAAGATGGATGGTGCGATCATCGTATGATATAATGCGGTATAGAAAGTCTTTTTAGTTTCTTCATCGGCATTGATCTTCAATTTAGAAAGTTCATTTTCCCATTTGTGATCGGCTTGCTGATGTATCTTGTCAAAATCCCAGCCTGGAATTTCGGCAGTGATATTGGCCAGCGCATTTTCGTAACTCACTGGAGAAAGTCCGACTTTAAGTTTCAATACCGCCTGGTTAATGGCACTGAAATGTAATACCGCTTTTACTCCTTTACCTTTCAATTCTTTGTCATTTTTTGACATGCTGCTGCTATCAGACAGCGCTAAGCGGCTCAGTGGCTGAGAGATTTTTACGGCAAAATACAGGCGTTGGTCATTGGCCCATCCTTTAGAAAAACGGTAACCTACCAGCGTTGTGGCATCTAATTGTTTGACATAAGTTTCTACTGGAACATCCCATCCTACACCTGCTTTCAGGTCGATCATCACATGTGGCTGATCCTGAACCTTGTCAAAGGTATATTGGTGAAAGCCTACCCTTTCAGAACTGGTCAATTCAGCTTTAATTTTGTATTTATCCAGCATGACACTGTAATATCCTGCTTTAGCCTCCTCATGATCATGAGAGAAAGTGGACACATAATTTTGTTGTGATGGACCTGTTGCCGGCATTACCAGAATATCATTCAGGTCGCCGATTCCAGTACCACTTAAATGGGTATGAGAGAATCCAATAATGGTATTACTGGCATAATTGTAACCACTGCACCAGTCCCAGCCGCCGAAAACATTAGTCGGCCCCAGCTGAACAGCCCCAAAAGGGACGTTAGCGCCAACGAATACGTGGCCATGAGCCGCAGAGCCAATATGTGGATCTACGTATTTGGTGAGTCCGTTTTGAGCAAAACCCTGCCCCACAGAAAGCAGGATGCCCAGAAATAAAAGGTATTTACGCTTCATCAATTCTTAGTATATAGTGAATATTGGCGCCGAAGTTACAAATATTTGTCCTGCAGCAGCAGCTGAGACCGTTTATACAGATCAGATATTGCTGCTGCAAGACAAAAAACTTAGTTTTTCTTATCCCACCATAGCTTTGTACCGCCGTTATCAGGGCCACCAAGCAATGAAATGGCTTTAGTTACTTCTTCTGTGTTGTTTTTATACTCATCATCAGAGAAAGGCAACCTGCGGATTTGTTTGTCGGTATCGATCGTTCCACCACTCTGGTTATTCAGTACAGGGAAGATTTTTGGATATCCTGTACGTCTGTATTCCGACCATGCCTCCATTCCATCAGGAAAAATAGCGATCCATTTCTGCGTGATGATGCGTTCTAACTTCTGCTCTGCACTTGCAGCTTCATCCCATTTCACAGTAGTTTTGCTCAATAAAGGAGAATTAGCAGGTATGTTATTCGCAGCATTAATTGGGTCAGTATATGGGGCTTGAGTGCCTGTATTATTAGCCAGGTAAACATCCAGTCCACTCGCATTTACCTGCTCGAAGGAAAGCTTCACCCCTTCTGCATAGAAAGACTGCGCGGTACCGCCCATGTTCCATCCTTTTAATGCACCTTCAGCACGAAGGAAAGATACCTCCGCAGCGCACATATATTGAACCGGGGTACTTTCTTTTAAACTGGAGGAAGATGAATTCACGTAACCATCTGGTTTACCACTAAAAGAAATACCGTTACGAACCCCTTTATAATCACCTGGAACAACGGTAGAAAGGTTAAAATATTTACTCAATCGAGGGTCTGAAAAACCTTTTAAGATAGATTCAGCAGAGGCATTCATACGCGTATCTTTATAAGAGATATCATCCACCCACAGTCCATTTCTGGTAGGCACACCTTTACCGGCAATCACCAGGGCATTATCGGCATTGGTTAACAGCAGACCATTGGGATTATTCACTGCTTCTTCTGCCTTAGTTCTCGCTAAAGCTGGATCTGCATACGAGATGCGAATTGCCAGACGTAGTTTCAGCGAGTTCGCAAATTTGAGCCATTGTTTAATATTTCCATCATATACCAGGTCAAAGCGAGCTAAGGAGTTATCTGTTGGATTTTTAACCATAAAATCAGAAAGCACTTTAATCGCAGCATCCAATTCCGCAAAAAAAGCGGTGTATACGGTTTTCTGATCATCATAAGGGGTACTCAACACCCCTGTTCCAAATTTGGTATAAGGGATTGGGCCATAAACATCTGTGACACGGTGCATCCCCTCTACTCTTAGAATATCAGCAATGGCAATATATTGAGGATTGGCGGTCGCACGTTTATGAACTTCTCTCCAGCTGTTCATAATGCCACTGTAACCGACTTTGAATGGCCAAAGGTTCCATCCTGTTTTTAAGGCATAGGTAGAGTTATTTGGCCCACCGAAATCACCCGGAGGGGCAAAGTAACCAGAGAAAATATCGGCATTTAAGTTTTGCTGAAGCTGATAAATGTAATCGTCATTGGTTTTACAATAGAAAACATTCACTTGCATTTCAGGAAGGAATATACCCGCCGAAATATTGTCTTTCTGCAAATCTTCTTCTGTTAATCCGTTTGGATTGGTATTGTATACATCATAGTCTTTTGTACAAGAGCTTTGAGTCATGACAAGCGATAACGCAACTAAGGCGCCAAGCCCGGTTTTTTTGATTAAGGTTTTCATATATATAATGAATCTTGGTGCTTAAAATGTGAAATTAACGTTGAAACCAATGCTTCTTAAACTTGGCATTGCGAAATCATCAAAGCCTTGGTAAGCGTTTCCGGTTAGGGTGATGACATCCGGATCAAACGGTGCTTTCTTGTAAATCATCCATAGGTTTCTTCCGATCACAGACAGCTGAATCTTTTGTATTTTATTGTTAAATACTTGTGCAGGGAAAGTATAGCCGAAAGAAAGCTCACGCAGACGAACGTTTGTTGCACTATATACGTAAGGCGTCAGTTCTGAAGAAATTCTGCCATAATAATCCTGAGTTGCATTTACGCCATTGGCCATGATCCCACCCGCATCACGGCTATCCGCAGTTCTTTGAGACATTCCGAATTTATCCAGTGTTTTCTCTGTGTTAGAGATTACTTGCCCGCCAATTCTGCTGTCGACTAAGAAATTCAGATTAAAGTTTTTATACTTAAAACCGTTGTTCATACTCAACATATATCTAGGGTTTACATTACCCGCAGTAATTAAGTTATTGGAATATTGAGGTAAACCCTTATCATCCAGCACTAGTGCACCATTTGCATCTTTCAGGAAGTCTTTTACTTGAATTTCCCCATAGGCACCGCCTTTTCTGATCACTGAAGAACCACCCAACTGGATCTGTTTGACATCGATAAACTGACCGGTTGCCGGGTCATTATAGCTGTATAGATCAATAATTTTGTTCCTATTGAAAGAGAAGTTAATATTTGGTGTCCAGCTCAGTTCCCCAAATTGGGCACGATAGCCTAAACTCATTTCTAAACCTTGATTCTGTACATCACCAGCATTCAGATCGTAAGTTTTATAACCTACCGTTTCAGAAACGGTAACTCTGAAAAACTGGTTCACCGTATGAGTTTTATAATATGTTGCATTCAGACTCAACTTATTGTCCATAAAGCGCAAATCTGTTCCAATCTCAAAAGATTTACTACGTTCTGGTTTCAGGGTACTGAATGGTTTTCCAGTGAAAGGAACGATGGCACCACCTGTGATGGGGTAAGTAGGATTTGTTGCATAGGCATAGGCCTGAGGAATGGCATTTCCTACTTCTGCATAAGATAACCTTAGCTTTGCAAAAGAGATAAATTCAGGCAGACTGGCCATCTCACTAACCACTGCACTTAAACCTACTGAAGGATAAAAGAAAGGTTTTGGCAAAGTGGAGTTCCAGTCGTTACGCCCGGTTAAATCCAAAAACAGGTAATTTTTATACCCTAAAGTAGCGGTCAGAAATGCTGCTTGATTTTGCTCGCGATAAGCATTCGGCACAGGCTTTAGGTTCGCCTGAGTTACATTTAGCAAACTAAAAAAGTTAGGTACTTTATAAGGATCCAATGGACCGCCTATGGTTAAGCCTTTAACAGTTAGGTTCTGTAAACTGGCACCCGCGGTCGCATTCAAGCTGAATTCACCGAAAGTCTTGTTGAAGTTCAAGAGTAAATCCGCATAAGTCTGACTGTTTAAATTGTCCAGGCTAGTGTAATTACCATTTGGGCTATTTCCTGATAAATTAGCTAAGGTAGTGGCATAGATTTTAGTTTCTCCCTGATCTGTACTTCTATCCATTCTCACACGGCCTTGTAAATTCAGGTAGTCTGTAAAGTTATATTTAGCCGTAAAGGAACCTACCACTCTGGCCCTTTGCACCTGGAATAGGTTGCGGTTGCTAATCCAATAAGGGTTTTGCAAATTGATACCTGCATCGCCATAAGCCCAATTTTGAGTATCAATCTTACGGATAGGATCGAATACTTCATAATTTTTCACGTTATCGAAATTTTCCGAAGCACCAGGAAACAGATAAACGGAGGTCAAAGGATTATAATATTGTCCTTGTCCTGGCATGTTCTGCGTTTTCTGGTAGATGTATTCTGCTCTGGCATCCAGGTTCAGCTTATTGTCAAAATAAGAAGAGGTATTTCTAAAGGAGAAGTTGTAACGATCCAGTTTATTATTTGGGATAATACCTTCCGCATTGGTGGAAGCAGCCGAGAATAAACTCTGGTTTTTCTCCGTACCTCCGGAAATGGAAAGCGCATTGGTAAAAGTTTTACCAGTTTGGAAGAAATCGTTTGGACTATAACTTCCTGGCGTTGCAGCTTTAGCACCCCATCCATTATATGGTGTTGTTTTACTTTCCCCTACAGGTGCCGGTGCGCCATAGGTATTTTGTGTTTTAGGCAAAATAAAGGGATTATCAAAAGTCGTGCTGGAATTGAAATTCACTACCGTTTTACCTGCTTTACCTTTTTTGGTAGTGATCAGAATCACCCCATTTGAAGCTTGTCCACCGTAAAGTGCAGAAGCTGAAGCCCCACTCAATACACTCACTTCTTCGATATCTTCCGGGTTTAAATTAGAGATCCCATCGCCGGCATCACTGATTTGAAAACCATCAGTCGTCCCTGTTCCACTTAAATTTGGCAAGGGTACTCCATCAACCACATACAGCGCATTGTTATTTCCGCTGATCGATTTATTTCCACGGAGCACTGCTTTGGTTGATCCTCCAGGTGCGGAAGAGTGGGTTAAAGTTAACCCGGACACTTTACCCGTTAAACTGTTCACAAAACTTGGATCTTTAACCTCATTTACATCTTTAGAGTTTAAAGTCTGTACATTATAAGTTAAGGATTTCGTAGATTTCTTGATCCCTAAAGCGGTCACAACTACTCCTTCCAGATTTTGAGCATCTTCAACCAGGACCATATCAACGGTACCTTGCGAGGAAACAGATACTTCTTTACTCTGGTAGCCTATATAAGAAAACACGAGCACATCACCAGCTTTAGCAGTAATACTGTATTGTCCGCTGGCATTAGTTTGAGTCGTCTGCCCAGAACTTTTCACTTTGACAGACACACCAGGTAGCGTCCCACCTTTGTCATCTTTTACAGTTCCTTTGATAGTTTCCAGAAAATAAGGTTTGCTGAGCCCTAAAGAAAGGGGTCTGAGGGCAGGAATTGCCCCAAATTTGTCGGTCTTTACAGCTGCAAATAGATTTGCAGAAGCGTAAAGTAATAAACACGTCAGTTGTAATGGTTTTCTCATTTCCATTGATACGGTTAAGTTTTTTATTTGGTTAGCTATACCGTTTTATCATTATGATGATAAAGTCGATATGGGTAAAGACCCATTTCATTTATAAATTGCCTACAAGGGATTCATTTTTTTTTAAGATTCTTTTTAATCCCTATCTTGCAGGCTTAAATCCAGCTAACCAAAAACCCTTGAAAATCGTAAAGCCTGACTTATCCGGTCTGTGGACAAAGATTTGTACCGAAGATGACATCACATCTTTCGAGGCTTTATACCATTTACTTGGCAGCAGGTTACTTCGGTTCTCCATCTATTATGTTTCGAGCAAGGAGGTGGCAGAAGAAATCGTTTCTGAGGTATTTGTGAAATGCTGGGAAAACAGGAAGGTCAATCTTCATGTGCTCAATCCTGAAACGTATTTGTTTGTGGCAATCAGAAACCAGAGTTTAAAATACCTCAGAAAGCACCAGCAAATTCAGCTGGTAGAAATAGAAGATCATCATGAGCAGTTATATGTAGCTGACAATAATCCCCAAAAGGAGTTGGAAAGAAAAGAATTACAACTGAAATTAGATCAGGCTATTGATACGCTGCCACCACAGGCCAGATTGATTTTTAAGCTGATCAAGGAGAATGGAATGAAATATAAGGAAGTTGCTGAAATCCTGGAAATTTCTCCGAGAACAGTGCAGACTCAGCTTTTTAGGGCAACTGCAAAACTTAGGGTGGTGCTTAGCGCATACCGGGAGATCGATCGCCAAAGCAATCTTTCAGATCATGCGTTCGGTTTGATGATGATTTTAGGACTAACAAACTATATTTTAATCTTTTGTAGGCAATTTTAAGAAATATGGGAACCTTATTAATAACACGCTAAAAGAAAATGAACGATCAAAGATTTACAGAATTGCTGAGTAAGAAGCTCTCGGATGAAATTTCCATGGAGGAACATAAAGAATTTGTGTCCATGATGGAAAATAATGCCGCTTATCAGCAGGAATATAAATCATTAAACCATTATTTTGAAGCTGAAGAGGCAATTGTCCAACCAGAAATGGCTCGTCTTTTTGAAAAGATCAAAGGAAAAATAGAAATACCTGAACCTGTATCATACGGAAAAACAGCGCAGCTGCCCCTGCTGAAAACAGGAACCTGGTATCGCATTGCAGCGATTTTAGTCATCGGTATTTGTTCCTTTGCTGCTTATCAGTTTTTTACCAAAAGCAAACCTGATACGGCTTTGCTGGCGCTGGATTGGAAAACATTAAACACTCCCAGCCGTCTGACAGAAAAACTCGTACTTGCTGACGGCACTACGGTTACTTTAAACGCTGAAAGTCAACTCAAATACCCTGCGAAATTTACCGGAACCAGCAGAGAAGTATACCTGAGTGGTGAAGCATTTTTTGAAGTAAAGAAAGATGCGCAACATCCTTTTGTGATTCATACCGACAAAATGAGCATTAAGGTACTTGGTACTTCTTTTGATATTAAAGCTTATAAAAACGATCGTGAGTACAGCACCAGCCTCATTACTGGCGCTGTTCAAATTCAATTAAAAGACAAAAAAGGGCAGATCCTTCTGAAGCCATCAGAAAAGTTTAATCTTCATAATAAGCGCAGTGCTGAAGCAGATACGCTTGCCTATCATATCAGTGCTTTAAATTTACTGGAAGCCGGAGAAAATCCAGCTACCGCTTTTATGGAAACCTCCTGGTTGAGCCATAAGTTAATCTTTCAGGAAGAACCTTTCGAAGTACTGGCCAATACCCTATCCAGATGGTATGGCATGAACATCATCTTCAAAAATGAAAAGCTGAAGGATGTTAAATTTACTGGCCTTTTTGAAAAAGAAACCTTAAATGAAGCTTTGAAAGCATTGCAATTGATTGAATTCTTTCAATATAAAATAGCAGACAAAACTGTTTATATTTACTAATTTGGCCACCGGGGTATCGTCTGGCCATCCGCTAAATCAATGGCGCTAATGATTTACGAATAAGGTCGGGATCAAAAAAAATATAAATTGAGCATGAAATTATTAGGGTGGTTTGTCTTTGTTCTGCCATTGGCTATCGCTATTAATGGCCATGCACAAGACGCCCCTGCTCAGGTCAGTTTAGAGCTAAAATCCGTAAACTTCAAAAAAGTGGTCACTGCAATTGAGCAGCAGACAACCTATCATTTTGTATTTAGTGAGCGTAAAATACCGCTCAAGAAAATCAGCATTAGTGTTAAAAACGCTCCTATTTTAAAGGTACTCGATCAAATTTTAGCACAATCCAATTACACCTATCAATTACTGCCAAATCAACTGATCGTGATCCGCAGAAACGAAGCGGAAAACCAACTTAGAATGCTTACTGGAGAAGTTCGCAATGAGTCAGGACAAGCTCTGGCTGGCACTGCAGTAAAGGTATTAGGCACCAATTATGCAGCCATGACCAATAACAAAGGGCAATTTACCATCCCGGTCTTTAAAAAATCTATTCTTCAAGTTTCTCAGGTAGGGTACCAAAAAACAGCAGTCCCGGTAAAAGAAAATCCTGAGCTCCTGATCACTTTGTCGCCAAAAATAAATGAACTGGAAGAAGTCGTGGTTACTGCGCTGGACATCAAAAAAGAAGAAAGAAAGATCGGTTATTCTATTTCCATTATTTCCGGTGAGTCCATCAGTAAAGCCAGAACTTCTAACGCCATATTGGCACTGGAAGGACAGGTATCAGGGCTCAATATTAATGGTGTATTTGGAGGAGCCTCATCCTCTGCTAAAATCCTGCTTCGTGGAGCAGCCAGTATGAATGCTGGAAGCCCATTATTTGTAGTCAACGGTGTACCGATAGACAATACCCAGCGAGGTAGTGCGACTGAATATGGCGGTGCAGATTATGGTGACGGCATCAGTAATATCAATCCAGATGACATAGAAACTATTACGGTATTAAAAGGTTCTGCCGCTTCGGCATTGTATGGTGCACGTGCCGCGAATGGCGTGATCATCATTACCATCAAAAGGGGATCAAAAAATGATACTGAAATTGAATACAACACGAATCTTTCTTTTGATAGTCCGATCAACAATACAGACTTTCAATATGTGTACGGACAAGGCACACAAAACCGTCGGCCAAGCAATCTATCTTCGGCCATTGCTTCAGGTGCTTCCAGTTGGGGGGAGCGAATAGATGGCCTTCCTTTCCTCCAATTCGATGGAAAAACGTATCCTTACAGTCCTGTAAAAGACAATATCCAGGCTTTTTACCGAAAAGCAGCTGCCTTTACCAATACCCTCTCTTTCAGCAGAGGAAATGAAAAGAGCATGTATAGACTTTCCGCCTCTAATCTGGACCATCAGGCACTTTTGAAAAATGGGAAACTCAATCGGAAAACCCTCAACCTATATACGGCTTACGAAATAAATAAGCAGCTCAGTCTCACACTTAATGCGAACTATATCTATGAGCAAAACAAAAACCGATCATACCTGAGTGATGGGACATTGAACCCAAATTATGGCATTGCCAGCCTTGCTAGCACCGTAAACGAAGCCGCCCTTTCTCCTGGTTTTGATCCCATTACCGGAAGAGAAACCAGCTGGAACAATGATGAATACAAGACGAATCCTTATTTTATGCTCAATAAACAGGAAGATTTGAGCACAAGGCACCGCTTGATCAGTTCCAGTTCTATCAAATATAAATTTACCGATTGGCTCTATCTTCAAGGAAGATTTGGCTATGACATCAGTAAAGACAGGATCATTAGCATCATCCCTTATGGGGCCGGTTTCTCTATCAATGGGCAAGGTGGACTTAACGCTTATAAACGAACGCAAATCTCGGAGCTGAACAGCGACCTTTTGCTGGCTGCCAACAGAGATATTTTGAAAGACCTTAATCTGGATATTTCCATTGGGGCCAATTACCGCAATAGAAAAGGAGAACTTTCCGATGCCCGGGGAAACCAATTCATTATCCCCTATCTTTATACGCCAGAGAATCTGGTGACTAAAGAAGATAGCTATTCGAAGGCAAAAATAGTGACTCAATCTGCCTATTACACCTTAGACCTGAACTACAGGAAACTATTTAACCTCTCTACTACCGGTAGATATGATGTCTACTCGACCCTTCCCAGTAACAACAGAGGTATTTTTGTTCCAGGCATTTCCGGGAGTTTTATCTTCTCCGACCTCCTGCATGCCAAATCTCTGAATTATGGAAAAATCAGGGCCAGCTTTGCCAAAACTAGTGGAGAGCCGGCACAGCCTTACATTACCCAAACTTATTACAATACAGACAACATCATCAATGGAATACCTGTCGGCAATTACCTCAGAGCACTGCCAAATTACAGTTTAAAGCCTTTTACTTTAGATGAATTTGAAACAGGATTAAACCTTCGATT
It contains:
- a CDS encoding RagB/SusD family nutrient uptake outer membrane protein; translated protein: MKTLIKKTGLGALVALSLVMTQSSCTKDYDVYNTNPNGLTEEDLQKDNISAGIFLPEMQVNVFYCKTNDDYIYQLQQNLNADIFSGYFAPPGDFGGPNNSTYALKTGWNLWPFKVGYSGIMNSWREVHKRATANPQYIAIADILRVEGMHRVTDVYGPIPYTKFGTGVLSTPYDDQKTVYTAFFAELDAAIKVLSDFMVKNPTDNSLARFDLVYDGNIKQWLKFANSLKLRLAIRISYADPALARTKAEEAVNNPNGLLLTNADNALVIAGKGVPTRNGLWVDDISYKDTRMNASAESILKGFSDPRLSKYFNLSTVVPGDYKGVRNGISFSGKPDGYVNSSSSSLKESTPVQYMCAAEVSFLRAEGALKGWNMGGTAQSFYAEGVKLSFEQVNASGLDVYLANNTGTQAPYTDPINAANNIPANSPLLSKTTVKWDEAASAEQKLERIITQKWIAIFPDGMEAWSEYRRTGYPKIFPVLNNQSGGTIDTDKQIRRLPFSDDEYKNNTEEVTKAISLLGGPDNGGTKLWWDKKN
- a CDS encoding SusC/RagA family TonB-linked outer membrane protein; translated protein: MEMRKPLQLTCLLLYASANLFAAVKTDKFGAIPALRPLSLGLSKPYFLETIKGTVKDDKGGTLPGVSVKVKSSGQTTQTNASGQYSITAKAGDVLVFSYIGYQSKEVSVSSQGTVDMVLVEDAQNLEGVVVTALGIKKSTKSLTYNVQTLNSKDVNEVKDPSFVNSLTGKVSGLTLTHSSAPGGSTKAVLRGNKSISGNNNALYVVDGVPLPNLSGTGTTDGFQISDAGDGISNLNPEDIEEVSVLSGASASALYGGQASNGVILITTKKGKAGKTVVNFNSSTTFDNPFILPKTQNTYGAPAPVGESKTTPYNGWGAKAATPGSYSPNDFFQTGKTFTNALSISGGTEKNQSLFSAASTNAEGIIPNNKLDRYNFSFRNTSSYFDNKLNLDARAEYIYQKTQNMPGQGQYYNPLTSVYLFPGASENFDNVKNYEVFDPIRKIDTQNWAYGDAGINLQNPYWISNRNLFQVQRARVVGSFTAKYNFTDYLNLQGRVRMDRSTDQGETKIYATTLANLSGNSPNGNYTSLDNLNSQTYADLLLNFNKTFGEFSLNATAGASLQNLTVKGLTIGGPLDPYKVPNFFSLLNVTQANLKPVPNAYREQNQAAFLTATLGYKNYLFLDLTGRNDWNSTLPKPFFYPSVGLSAVVSEMASLPEFISFAKLRLSYAEVGNAIPQAYAYATNPTYPITGGAIVPFTGKPFSTLKPERSKSFEIGTDLRFMDNKLSLNATYYKTHTVNQFFRVTVSETVGYKTYDLNAGDVQNQGLEMSLGYRAQFGELSWTPNINFSFNRNKIIDLYSYNDPATGQFIDVKQIQLGGSSVIRKGGAYGEIQVKDFLKDANGALVLDDKGLPQYSNNLITAGNVNPRYMLSMNNGFKYKNFNLNFLVDSRIGGQVISNTEKTLDKFGMSQRTADSRDAGGIMANGVNATQDYYGRISSELTPYVYSATNVRLRELSFGYTFPAQVFNNKIQKIQLSVIGRNLWMIYKKAPFDPDVITLTGNAYQGFDDFAMPSLRSIGFNVNFTF
- a CDS encoding RNA polymerase sigma-70 factor; this translates as MKIVKPDLSGLWTKICTEDDITSFEALYHLLGSRLLRFSIYYVSSKEVAEEIVSEVFVKCWENRKVNLHVLNPETYLFVAIRNQSLKYLRKHQQIQLVEIEDHHEQLYVADNNPQKELERKELQLKLDQAIDTLPPQARLIFKLIKENGMKYKEVAEILEISPRTVQTQLFRATAKLRVVLSAYREIDRQSNLSDHAFGLMMILGLTNYILIFCRQF
- a CDS encoding FecR family protein, producing the protein MNDQRFTELLSKKLSDEISMEEHKEFVSMMENNAAYQQEYKSLNHYFEAEEAIVQPEMARLFEKIKGKIEIPEPVSYGKTAQLPLLKTGTWYRIAAILVIGICSFAAYQFFTKSKPDTALLALDWKTLNTPSRLTEKLVLADGTTVTLNAESQLKYPAKFTGTSREVYLSGEAFFEVKKDAQHPFVIHTDKMSIKVLGTSFDIKAYKNDREYSTSLITGAVQIQLKDKKGQILLKPSEKFNLHNKRSAEADTLAYHISALNLLEAGENPATAFMETSWLSHKLIFQEEPFEVLANTLSRWYGMNIIFKNEKLKDVKFTGLFEKETLNEALKALQLIEFFQYKIADKTVYIY
- a CDS encoding SusC/RagA family TonB-linked outer membrane protein; protein product: MKLLGWFVFVLPLAIAINGHAQDAPAQVSLELKSVNFKKVVTAIEQQTTYHFVFSERKIPLKKISISVKNAPILKVLDQILAQSNYTYQLLPNQLIVIRRNEAENQLRMLTGEVRNESGQALAGTAVKVLGTNYAAMTNNKGQFTIPVFKKSILQVSQVGYQKTAVPVKENPELLITLSPKINELEEVVVTALDIKKEERKIGYSISIISGESISKARTSNAILALEGQVSGLNINGVFGGASSSAKILLRGAASMNAGSPLFVVNGVPIDNTQRGSATEYGGADYGDGISNINPDDIETITVLKGSAASALYGARAANGVIIITIKRGSKNDTEIEYNTNLSFDSPINNTDFQYVYGQGTQNRRPSNLSSAIASGASSWGERIDGLPFLQFDGKTYPYSPVKDNIQAFYRKAAAFTNTLSFSRGNEKSMYRLSASNLDHQALLKNGKLNRKTLNLYTAYEINKQLSLTLNANYIYEQNKNRSYLSDGTLNPNYGIASLASTVNEAALSPGFDPITGRETSWNNDEYKTNPYFMLNKQEDLSTRHRLISSSSIKYKFTDWLYLQGRFGYDISKDRIISIIPYGAGFSINGQGGLNAYKRTQISELNSDLLLAANRDILKDLNLDISIGANYRNRKGELSDARGNQFIIPYLYTPENLVTKEDSYSKAKIVTQSAYYTLDLNYRKLFNLSTTGRYDVYSTLPSNNRGIFVPGISGSFIFSDLLHAKSLNYGKIRASFAKTSGEPAQPYITQTYYNTDNIINGIPVGNYLRALPNYSLKPFTLDEFETGLNLRFFNNRLDLDLTWFHRTTHNEIVSAAQSVTTGWTSAYVNLGKTQNIGTEINIQGVPIQSEHFNWRAAFNFSHIYNMLISIDGSSQYSLTGTYRPLNANTAMVVGKSITQIMAYDYQRTPEGTIIIGTDGIPKRGELKPMGSTLPNIYGGFTNSFSYRNFILSFLVDFKFGQKILSATENYSYVNGFNKATLTGRENGVIAAGVQEDGDINTINVPAYNYYPQLATNISALSVLNGSFIKFRQLILGYSLPQRSIKNTPFRNISIDFIGRNLWTLLKYTKNIDPESEFSSSLNYAGIEGASLPATRTFGINLNFKLK